A genomic segment from uncultured Desulfuromonas sp. encodes:
- a CDS encoding response regulator, giving the protein MGQTVLIVEDEIKLAELLRDYLLADGFQVACVDNGLEALPALHRCQPDLVLLDLMLPGRDGLAICREIRSFSTLPVIMITARIEEVDRILGLELGADDYICKPFSPREVVARVRAVLRRSTEHGASDLQGLELNSEQYRALLEGCPLELTAIEFNLLQFLARHPGRIFGRQALMDEIYGDERVVSDRTIDSHIKKLRKKISQAQPQVQLIHSVYGVGYKYAYEHTDNL; this is encoded by the coding sequence ATGGGACAAACGGTTCTCATTGTTGAAGACGAAATAAAATTGGCTGAACTGCTGCGCGATTATCTGCTGGCTGACGGCTTTCAGGTCGCGTGTGTCGATAACGGCCTTGAAGCACTGCCTGCTCTTCACCGTTGTCAGCCCGACCTTGTTCTGCTTGATTTGATGTTGCCGGGGCGTGACGGTCTGGCCATTTGTCGTGAGATTCGCAGCTTTTCAACACTGCCGGTGATTATGATTACGGCGCGAATTGAAGAGGTGGATCGTATCCTCGGGCTTGAGTTGGGGGCGGATGATTATATCTGCAAACCGTTCAGCCCACGCGAAGTGGTTGCCAGGGTGCGAGCGGTGTTGCGTCGTAGTACTGAGCATGGCGCGAGCGATCTGCAAGGGCTTGAGTTGAACAGTGAACAGTATCGTGCCTTGCTGGAAGGGTGTCCCCTTGAGTTGACGGCGATTGAATTTAACCTGTTGCAATTTCTTGCCCGCCATCCGGGGCGCATTTTTGGTCGACAGGCCCTCATGGACGAGATTTACGGTGACGAACGGGTGGTGTCAGATCGGACCATCGACAGCCATATCAAAAAATTGCGCAAAAAAATCTCTCAGGCACAACCGCAGGTTCAGTTGATCCATTCTGTGTACGGCGTTGGTTACAAATATGCGTATGAACACACGGACAACCTCTGA
- the glgC gene encoding glucose-1-phosphate adenylyltransferase — translation MKKFDKVSELTRNTLALVLAGGEGSRLKDLTQWRAKPAVPFGGKYRIIDFVLSNCVNSDIRRIGILTQYKSHSLIRHIQRAWSFMRYEVGEFVELLPAQQRLGKEWYQGTANALYQNLDIMRRHNPEYVLVLGGDHIYAMDYRDMIATHAESGADVTVGCVEVPRMEATGFGVMSVDDGLRVTRFTEKPADPEAIPGKPDKALASMGIYIFSPQFLFDKLIEDHDDPKSSKDFGKDIIPSLIATSHVQAYPFVDDQGEPGYWRDVGTLESYWKANMDLCSITPELNLYNEDWPIWTYQAQMPPAKFAFDDQGRRGAAIDSMVSAGCILSGSRVKRSIVFSGCFLHSYSFVKDSVILPHVDIGRNCRITRAIIDKSCVIPPDTVIGEDRAEDEKRFFVDENGIVLVTPDMLGQHLHMVR, via the coding sequence ATGAAAAAGTTTGACAAGGTTTCTGAATTGACACGCAATACTCTGGCCCTGGTTTTGGCTGGAGGAGAGGGGAGTCGTCTTAAAGATCTTACGCAGTGGCGTGCCAAACCCGCCGTGCCATTTGGCGGTAAATATCGCATTATCGATTTTGTCCTGTCCAACTGCGTCAATTCAGATATCCGTCGTATCGGCATTCTGACCCAGTATAAATCGCATTCATTGATTCGTCATATCCAACGGGCATGGAGTTTCATGCGTTATGAGGTCGGCGAGTTTGTCGAGCTGCTGCCTGCACAGCAACGCCTCGGCAAGGAATGGTATCAGGGGACGGCCAATGCCTTGTATCAGAACCTTGATATCATGCGGCGTCACAACCCCGAGTATGTCCTGGTTTTGGGGGGGGATCATATTTATGCCATGGATTATCGTGACATGATTGCCACCCATGCTGAATCAGGTGCCGATGTGACGGTCGGCTGTGTCGAAGTGCCGCGCATGGAAGCCACCGGTTTCGGTGTTATGTCTGTTGATGACGGTCTGCGGGTCACCCGTTTCACCGAAAAACCGGCCGATCCTGAAGCGATTCCCGGTAAACCGGACAAAGCTTTGGCGTCGATGGGCATTTATATCTTTTCGCCGCAATTCTTGTTCGACAAGTTGATCGAAGATCATGATGACCCGAAATCCAGCAAAGATTTCGGCAAAGATATCATCCCTTCGTTGATTGCCACCAGCCATGTCCAGGCGTATCCGTTTGTCGACGATCAGGGTGAGCCGGGATATTGGCGTGATGTCGGCACCTTGGAATCTTACTGGAAAGCCAACATGGACCTGTGTTCCATCACGCCGGAGCTGAATCTTTACAATGAAGACTGGCCGATCTGGACCTATCAGGCCCAAATGCCGCCAGCCAAGTTTGCTTTTGATGATCAGGGACGACGCGGTGCCGCCATTGATTCTATGGTGTCGGCCGGCTGTATTTTGTCCGGTTCACGGGTGAAACGTTCCATCGTTTTCAGCGGCTGTTTTCTGCACAGCTATTCGTTTGTCAAGGACAGCGTCATCCTGCCCCATGTCGATATTGGTCGCAATTGTCGCATTACCCGTGCCATTATTGATAAATCCTGCGTTATTCCGCCGGACACAGTGATTGGTGAGGATCGTGCCGAAGACGAAAAGCGCTTTTTCGTCGATGAGAACGGCATTGTCCTGGTCACGCCGGACATGCTTGGCCAACATCTGCATATGGTCCGTTAA
- a CDS encoding glycoside hydrolase family 57 protein has protein sequence MSPQTHVVLCWHMHQPYYRDALDGDYRLPWVYLHAIKDYADMIAHLEAFPKARVVVNFAPVLLEQLDDYGEQMRGWIRDESPMRDPLLNLVSGATSIPPEPDLRADIITACKRAYPPTMINGYAPFRDLLDFAMQQYVDGELDTLRINYLSSQFFVDLLVWYHLAWLGSSVRQKDERVTRLMSRKNNFTRVDQMLLMEVMAEVVESILPRYQALMEAGQIELSMTPYGHPIVPLMIDFNSARDAMPNVVLPRSEAYPDGLERCRWHMERGREVFKEHFGVYPKGVWLSEGALSSAALELLDEYDIEWTASGEGVWRNSCEASKLPAQQMEFKKALYRVMKHPPSSCRLFFRDDGLSDLIGFQYKNWAANDAAGDFCRHLETISGFFDKESGERVITVILDGENAWEYYPDNAQEFLQALYSKLTNHPTLKMATFSDLTQRTDTESSVTLPIIKAGSWVYGTFSTWIGDRDKNAAWDLLVEAKNCYDRVVQAGILPEDKLERATEQLAVCEGSDWFWWFGDQNPSASVRDFDQLFRRHLMRLYQLLEKIPPQKLKNPLSHGGGDAENSGTMRRNI, from the coding sequence ATGAGCCCTCAAACCCATGTGGTCCTGTGCTGGCACATGCACCAGCCATATTATCGTGACGCTCTGGATGGTGATTATCGTCTGCCTTGGGTGTACCTGCATGCCATAAAAGATTATGCGGATATGATTGCCCACCTTGAGGCCTTTCCCAAGGCCCGTGTCGTGGTCAACTTTGCACCGGTGCTTCTTGAACAACTGGACGACTACGGTGAACAGATGCGTGGCTGGATTCGCGATGAAAGCCCGATGCGTGATCCGCTGCTCAATCTGGTCTCCGGTGCAACGTCCATTCCGCCGGAGCCGGATTTACGTGCCGATATCATAACCGCGTGTAAGCGGGCGTATCCACCGACTATGATCAATGGTTATGCGCCGTTTCGTGATCTGCTCGATTTTGCCATGCAGCAATACGTTGATGGTGAACTCGATACGCTGCGCATCAACTATTTGAGCAGCCAGTTTTTTGTCGATCTGCTGGTGTGGTATCATCTTGCCTGGCTGGGCAGCAGCGTCAGACAAAAAGATGAACGTGTCACCCGGCTGATGTCGCGGAAAAACAATTTTACCCGCGTTGACCAGATGTTGTTGATGGAGGTCATGGCCGAAGTGGTGGAGAGTATTCTTCCCCGTTATCAGGCGTTGATGGAAGCGGGACAGATTGAGCTATCCATGACTCCTTACGGACATCCCATTGTGCCGCTGATGATTGATTTCAACAGTGCTAGGGACGCCATGCCGAATGTCGTTTTGCCGCGTAGTGAGGCTTATCCGGATGGTCTGGAGCGTTGTCGCTGGCATATGGAGCGGGGGCGCGAAGTGTTTAAAGAGCATTTCGGGGTTTATCCCAAAGGGGTCTGGTTGTCGGAAGGCGCTCTGAGCTCCGCCGCTCTGGAGCTGCTGGATGAATACGACATTGAATGGACCGCCTCCGGAGAAGGGGTGTGGCGGAACTCCTGCGAAGCTTCGAAACTCCCGGCCCAGCAGATGGAGTTTAAAAAAGCTCTCTATCGTGTGATGAAGCATCCGCCTTCGAGCTGTCGATTGTTTTTCCGTGATGATGGTTTATCCGACCTGATTGGATTTCAATACAAAAACTGGGCGGCGAATGATGCGGCCGGCGACTTTTGCCGCCATCTGGAAACCATCAGTGGATTTTTCGATAAAGAGAGTGGTGAGCGGGTGATCACCGTGATCCTCGACGGCGAAAATGCCTGGGAATATTATCCGGATAATGCTCAGGAGTTCCTTCAGGCGCTCTACAGTAAACTGACGAACCATCCGACGTTAAAAATGGCGACATTCAGCGATTTAACACAGAGAACGGATACTGAGAGTTCGGTGACACTCCCGATCATCAAGGCGGGCAGTTGGGTCTATGGAACCTTTTCCACCTGGATTGGTGACCGCGATAAAAATGCGGCCTGGGATTTGCTGGTTGAGGCGAAAAATTGCTATGACCGGGTCGTGCAAGCCGGTATTCTTCCGGAGGATAAACTTGAACGGGCCACCGAGCAGTTGGCCGTTTGTGAAGGTTCCGACTGGTTCTGGTGGTTTGGCGATCAGAATCCCTCGGCCAGTGTGCGTGATTTTGACCAGCTGTTTCGTCGTCACCTGATGCGGCTTTATCAACTGCTGGAGAAAATTCCTCCCCAGAAATTGAAAAATCCTTTGTCACATGGTGGTGGCGATGCCGAGAATTCCGGAACCATGCGCCGCAACATATAG
- the glgP gene encoding alpha-glucan family phosphorylase → MEWSRFTEITRIAYFSMEIGLSQEIPTYSGGLGILAGDTIKSAADLNVPLVGVTLASRKGYFEQTIDAQGYQHEKPVLWNISMQMERLPVRVSVPIEGRAVVVQAWLYRTTSPAGGVVPVLFLDTDLEENNPEDRAITDVLYGGDQRYRLKQEIVLGVGGVRLLSAMGFRIFQYHMNEGHAALLTLELLNKTRNLAAATWTETLEMDRESVARRCVFTTHTPVPAGHDRFPYPMVAEVLGDALLPFNELRELAGHQDLNMTTLALNLSRFVNGVAKKHGQVSQAMFPGYEIHAITNGIHPLTWASPYMVALFNEFIQGWAVQPELLVRVDLIPDLQVWEAHQGAKAYLAQYIKEVTGQTLEMDVLTIGFARRVAGYKRNDLIFHDLERLLSLGEGRLQLIFSGKSHPHDEEGKRLIQRIHHMIKELEGRITIIFLPNYNMDVAYRLIPGVDLWLNTPTRPLEASGTSGMKAALNGVPNFSVLDGWWIEGHIEGVTGWSIGAAPTELHADESSRDEDALDLYNKLEYVIMPLYYQQRQAWIQVMKNAIGKNAYYFNTHVMMRRYVTEAYLQR, encoded by the coding sequence ATGGAGTGGAGTCGTTTTACTGAAATTACCCGTATCGCCTATTTTTCCATGGAGATCGGTCTGTCCCAGGAGATTCCGACCTATAGCGGTGGCCTGGGAATTCTGGCGGGAGACACCATCAAAAGCGCCGCTGACCTCAATGTGCCTCTGGTTGGTGTCACTCTGGCGAGTCGCAAGGGGTATTTTGAGCAGACCATTGACGCACAGGGCTACCAGCACGAAAAGCCGGTTCTCTGGAATATCTCCATGCAGATGGAGCGGTTGCCGGTGCGGGTGTCTGTGCCGATTGAAGGGCGTGCCGTTGTCGTCCAGGCCTGGTTGTATCGTACCACCAGTCCGGCTGGCGGAGTTGTGCCCGTCCTGTTCCTTGATACTGATCTTGAAGAAAATAACCCGGAAGATCGGGCCATTACCGATGTGTTGTATGGCGGCGACCAGCGCTATCGTTTGAAGCAAGAGATCGTTCTTGGTGTTGGCGGGGTTCGTTTGCTCTCAGCGATGGGATTCCGCATTTTCCAATACCATATGAATGAGGGACATGCGGCGCTGCTGACACTGGAGCTGCTTAATAAAACTCGCAATCTTGCTGCGGCCACCTGGACTGAAACCTTGGAGATGGATCGTGAATCCGTGGCACGACGCTGTGTGTTTACCACCCATACCCCGGTTCCGGCCGGCCATGATCGTTTTCCCTATCCAATGGTTGCCGAAGTTCTGGGTGACGCTCTGCTGCCGTTTAATGAACTGCGCGAACTGGCGGGTCATCAAGACCTGAACATGACAACTTTGGCGCTCAATCTGAGCCGATTTGTCAATGGTGTGGCCAAGAAACACGGCCAAGTCTCCCAGGCCATGTTCCCAGGATATGAAATCCACGCGATTACCAACGGAATTCACCCGTTAACCTGGGCTTCCCCCTATATGGTCGCCCTGTTTAACGAGTTTATCCAAGGCTGGGCTGTCCAGCCTGAATTGCTGGTCCGGGTTGACCTGATTCCGGATCTGCAGGTTTGGGAAGCCCATCAGGGCGCCAAGGCTTACCTGGCGCAGTATATCAAGGAGGTCACCGGCCAGACGCTGGAGATGGATGTCCTCACCATCGGTTTTGCCCGGCGGGTGGCCGGATATAAACGCAATGATCTTATTTTTCACGATCTGGAACGTCTGCTAAGCCTTGGTGAAGGGCGGTTGCAATTGATTTTTTCCGGAAAATCCCACCCCCACGACGAAGAAGGTAAGCGCCTGATCCAGCGTATTCACCATATGATCAAGGAACTTGAAGGGCGGATTACCATTATCTTTTTGCCCAATTATAATATGGATGTCGCCTATCGTTTGATTCCCGGTGTTGATCTTTGGTTGAATACGCCGACCCGTCCTCTTGAAGCCTCTGGAACCAGCGGTATGAAAGCGGCTCTAAACGGTGTGCCCAATTTCAGTGTCCTCGATGGCTGGTGGATCGAGGGCCATATTGAAGGCGTGACCGGCTGGTCCATCGGAGCGGCTCCCACGGAGCTGCACGCTGACGAAAGCAGCCGAGATGAGGATGCCTTGGATCTCTACAATAAATTGGAATATGTCATCATGCCGCTTTATTACCAGCAACGCCAGGCGTGGATTCAGGTGATGAAAAACGCCATCGGCAAAAATGCGTATTATTTTAATACTCACGTCATGATGCGCCGCTATGTCACTGAAGCGTATCTGCAACGATAA
- a CDS encoding glucokinase yields the protein MILLAGDIGGTTSRFQWMDTEAPDSRSTLFYYPSKRFTSFTALLTTLLSDSGIERVDVACFGLPGPVQGCLVTLTNLPWTIDARELKTQLPFGSISLINDFQAAALGIDVLRPEKVVCLYEGDFDASGNRLVVGAGTGLGVAPVYQLEGQFYPQPSEGGHIAFAPVTAEQSRMLDWLHKDRAHISYEDLLSGDGLERLYRFHFQQRNHCEPTVFSAAMIHELAEQGDEVAVAALRMFVNIYGQFIGDVALIWPARAGIYIAGGIAAKILRWMTPEDFTCYFLAKEAMNSVVEKMPVYLVKDELLGLKGAMMLARRQAGGQVEGGI from the coding sequence ATGATTTTGCTGGCTGGCGATATCGGGGGGACCACCTCCCGTTTTCAATGGATGGATACCGAAGCTCCGGATTCCCGGTCCACGTTGTTTTACTATCCGAGTAAGCGTTTCACCTCTTTTACCGCCTTACTGACAACGTTATTGTCGGATAGCGGCATTGAACGGGTCGATGTGGCCTGCTTTGGCCTGCCCGGCCCGGTCCAGGGCTGCCTGGTGACATTGACCAACCTGCCATGGACCATTGATGCCCGTGAGTTGAAGACGCAATTGCCTTTTGGCTCGATTTCACTGATCAATGATTTCCAGGCCGCTGCACTTGGTATTGACGTGCTGCGACCGGAAAAAGTTGTCTGTTTGTATGAAGGCGACTTTGATGCCTCAGGCAATCGGCTGGTGGTTGGCGCCGGAACCGGACTTGGCGTTGCTCCGGTCTATCAGCTGGAGGGGCAATTTTACCCACAGCCCTCAGAAGGGGGGCATATTGCCTTTGCACCGGTGACCGCAGAACAGTCACGAATGCTTGACTGGCTGCACAAAGATCGGGCCCATATTTCGTACGAAGATCTGTTGTCCGGTGACGGCCTGGAACGTCTCTATCGATTTCATTTCCAGCAACGCAATCACTGTGAGCCAACGGTGTTTTCTGCGGCGATGATTCATGAATTGGCGGAACAAGGTGATGAAGTTGCCGTTGCTGCGCTACGGATGTTTGTCAATATTTATGGTCAGTTTATCGGTGATGTGGCGTTGATCTGGCCTGCACGTGCCGGGATTTACATCGCTGGCGGGATTGCCGCCAAGATTCTGCGCTGGATGACGCCGGAAGATTTTACCTGTTATTTTCTGGCCAAAGAGGCCATGAACAGTGTTGTCGAAAAAATGCCTGTTTACCTGGTCAAGGATGAGTTGCTCGGGTTAAAAGGTGCCATGATGTTGGCCCGGCGTCAGGCCGGGGGACAGGTCGAAGGAGGGATATGA
- a CDS encoding glucose-6-phosphate isomerase: MISTTRNLNNCQAYARLTALQPISDLSSLLTGERVTAAQVSMGANMWFNYAAKPVDEPILQVLQQLADEQSVVEQYRTLLNGAVMNSSEQRMVLHHLTRGQLADDVIHDGKNLRHFYQKQLERIGAFCRQVHDGELRGSRGDRFTQVCQIGIGGSDLGPRAMYLALAHGADSHGQLAMRAFFISNVDPDDAGQVLSQLDLPSTLFILVSKSGTTQETLTNEALVRDALRDAGLDPAKHMVAVTSETSPLAQSKGFLTSFFMDDFVGGRFSSTSAVGAVVLMLAFGEETVQQFLAGAHDQDRLALNPNIKDNPALLDALIGVYERNVLGFSATAVLPYSQALSRFPAHLQQLDMESNGKSVNRQGAALGYATGPVVFGEPGTNGQHSFYQLLHQGTDRVPLQFIGFTQQQGTNDNVVQGSTSQQKLNANLVAQIVAFAKGRSHDDPNKVFIGQRPSSLIYAPRLTPWVLGSLLAHFENKVMFQGFLWNINSFDQEGVQLGKLLTQQVLGDRIEDAALKAYWQLF, translated from the coding sequence ATGATTTCGACGACTCGAAACCTCAATAACTGCCAAGCCTATGCCCGTCTGACCGCTTTGCAGCCGATCTCCGATCTGTCCAGCCTCTTGACCGGTGAGCGTGTGACCGCCGCTCAGGTGTCGATGGGGGCGAATATGTGGTTCAACTATGCAGCCAAGCCGGTGGATGAACCCATTCTCCAGGTTCTCCAGCAACTGGCGGATGAACAGAGTGTCGTGGAGCAGTATCGGACGCTGCTTAATGGCGCGGTGATGAACAGCAGCGAGCAACGTATGGTGCTGCACCATTTAACCCGCGGACAATTGGCGGACGATGTGATCCATGACGGAAAGAATCTGCGTCATTTCTATCAAAAGCAGTTGGAGAGGATCGGTGCTTTTTGCCGACAGGTGCATGATGGGGAATTGCGCGGCAGTCGAGGGGATCGCTTTACCCAGGTTTGTCAGATCGGCATTGGCGGTTCAGACCTTGGACCACGGGCCATGTACCTTGCTCTGGCGCATGGTGCCGACAGTCATGGCCAACTCGCCATGCGTGCCTTCTTTATTTCCAATGTCGATCCCGATGATGCCGGACAGGTTTTATCTCAGCTGGACCTGCCATCGACGCTGTTTATTCTGGTTTCCAAATCCGGAACGACGCAGGAAACCTTAACCAACGAAGCCCTGGTACGTGATGCTTTGCGTGATGCCGGTCTCGATCCGGCCAAGCATATGGTCGCCGTCACCAGTGAGACCAGCCCTTTGGCGCAGAGTAAGGGGTTTCTGACCAGTTTTTTTATGGATGACTTTGTCGGTGGGCGGTTTTCTTCAACCAGTGCGGTAGGAGCAGTCGTGTTGATGCTGGCATTTGGTGAAGAGACGGTACAGCAATTTTTGGCTGGTGCTCACGATCAGGATCGTCTGGCTCTGAACCCCAACATCAAGGACAACCCGGCTCTGCTCGATGCTCTAATCGGAGTTTATGAACGGAATGTTCTGGGCTTTTCGGCGACAGCCGTGTTGCCGTATAGCCAGGCCTTAAGTCGCTTTCCGGCTCATTTGCAGCAACTGGATATGGAGTCCAATGGCAAATCGGTCAATCGACAGGGGGCTGCGCTCGGTTACGCGACCGGTCCGGTGGTGTTCGGTGAGCCGGGAACCAACGGTCAGCATTCGTTCTATCAGTTGCTGCATCAGGGCACGGATCGGGTGCCGCTGCAATTTATCGGCTTTACTCAACAGCAGGGGACGAACGATAACGTTGTTCAGGGGTCGACCAGTCAACAGAAACTCAATGCCAACCTCGTCGCGCAGATTGTTGCTTTCGCCAAAGGTCGCAGTCATGACGATCCTAATAAGGTTTTTATCGGCCAACGCCCTTCAAGTCTGATTTATGCCCCGCGTCTGACGCCCTGGGTGCTTGGCAGTCTGCTGGCGCATTTTGAAAACAAGGTGATGTTCCAGGGCTTTTTGTGGAATATCAATTCTTTTGATCAGGAAGGCGTACAATTGGGAAAACTGCTGACCCAGCAGGTGCTTGGTGATCGTATTGAAGACGCCGCTTTGAAGGCCTACTGGCAGTTGTTTTAA
- a CDS encoding cation:proton antiporter produces the protein MLEPILVIGLILFGGFVMGELCKRFGLPKVTGYILAGLLLNPRLTPIIPNDFVEHTDLVTNISLAFITFSVGGTLLMPKIRALGKPIIFITLFEAECAFLFVTVAFILLAPMIGGFGDANLVSRLIPLALLLGALAAPTDPSATLAVVHEYHAKGDVTSTIMGVAAFDDILGIINYSLAVSFAAMFLLQQSLQTSSLVAPLVKIVGSLAVGIVFGWLFNRLIPLIRHEKEGVLITLVFSLLALCYGVAGSLDGDELLSTMAMGIVVTNFNPHRETIFQVLERYTEELIFVLFFTLSAMHLDFSVLLANLPTIALFVVFRSLGKWSGSMLGGRLAHSSRAVQRYTVGGLLPQGGIVIGLALLIRQNPTFSDLADVLVNVIIGATVVHEIIGPLVSKTALRLAGELPQRQ, from the coding sequence ATGTTGGAGCCTATTCTGGTCATTGGCCTGATTCTGTTTGGCGGGTTTGTAATGGGCGAGTTGTGCAAACGTTTCGGCCTGCCCAAAGTGACCGGCTATATTCTCGCCGGGCTGCTGCTGAATCCGCGACTGACCCCGATTATTCCCAACGATTTTGTTGAACATACCGATCTGGTCACCAACATCTCTCTGGCCTTTATCACGTTTTCCGTTGGCGGCACTCTGCTGATGCCGAAAATCCGTGCTCTCGGCAAGCCGATCATTTTCATTACCCTGTTTGAAGCGGAATGCGCTTTTTTGTTTGTCACCGTGGCGTTTATTCTCCTTGCTCCGATGATCGGTGGTTTTGGTGATGCCAATCTGGTCAGTCGGCTGATCCCTCTGGCTCTTCTTCTCGGTGCCCTGGCCGCACCAACGGATCCGTCAGCAACACTGGCCGTGGTGCATGAGTATCATGCCAAAGGTGACGTGACCTCAACGATTATGGGTGTGGCTGCGTTTGACGATATCCTCGGTATTATCAATTACAGTCTGGCCGTGTCGTTTGCCGCTATGTTTTTGCTGCAACAATCTTTACAGACCAGCTCCCTGGTCGCTCCCCTTGTCAAGATTGTCGGTTCCCTTGCTGTCGGCATTGTTTTCGGCTGGCTTTTCAACCGTTTGATCCCTTTGATCCGCCATGAAAAAGAGGGCGTGCTGATCACCCTGGTGTTCAGCCTTCTGGCTTTGTGCTACGGCGTGGCAGGAAGCCTGGATGGCGATGAGCTTTTGTCGACGATGGCGATGGGCATTGTTGTGACCAATTTTAATCCGCATCGCGAAACGATTTTTCAGGTGCTCGAACGCTATACCGAAGAGCTGATTTTTGTGCTGTTTTTTACCCTGAGCGCCATGCATCTGGATTTTTCGGTTTTGTTGGCCAATCTGCCGACCATTGCCCTATTTGTGGTATTTCGCAGCCTGGGGAAATGGAGTGGATCAATGCTTGGTGGCCGGTTGGCCCATTCCAGCCGCGCTGTACAGCGCTACACGGTTGGCGGACTCCTCCCACAGGGGGGGATCGTTATCGGTTTGGCCCTGTTGATCCGTCAAAATCCCACCTTTAGCGATTTGGCGGATGTGCTGGTCAATGTCATTATCGGTGCAACCGTCGTCCATGAAATTATCGGACCGCTTGTTTCCAAAACTGCGCTACGTCTGGCCGGGGAGTTACCGCAACGGCAGTGA
- the malQ gene encoding 4-alpha-glucanotransferase, protein MTRTAGVLLHPTSLPGGNLDHHVIRFLDWMSNAGLGLWQVLPLGVPHGDLSPYQSLSCHALNPALLPSELDAVDPLDYDKFVAQQHWWLEDYALFVLLHRQFDGQSWSDWPEPLRFRDSQALEGVRQRHQEALEILKLEQYHLFHRWSQVREAAHQRGITLFGDVPIAVSYDSVDVWANPELFKLDKNLKPTVVAGVPPDYFSETGQRWGNPHYNWERLEQEGFQWWRQRISTALSKVDLLRIDHFRGLEALWEIPAEAETAIDGTWVKTPGRALLETLRRDYPHMPFVAEDLGVITPEVVALRDDFDLPGLSVLQFGFDGMADNPHRIDNQVENSVVYTGTHDNNTTVGWFMSLDEAMQRRVVETLPTDAGDMPWPLIVAALRSTAQRAVIPMQDWLSLGESERLNTPGTVEGNWTWKFDWNQVPGSLAATIRDWLQRCQRLNG, encoded by the coding sequence ATGACGCGTACAGCGGGGGTGCTGTTGCATCCGACATCATTACCCGGAGGCAATCTTGACCATCACGTGATCCGTTTTCTCGACTGGATGAGCAACGCTGGATTGGGGCTGTGGCAGGTTTTACCGTTAGGCGTTCCCCATGGAGATCTGTCCCCCTATCAGTCGTTGTCGTGCCATGCGCTGAATCCGGCGTTGTTGCCGTCAGAACTGGATGCGGTTGATCCGCTGGATTACGATAAGTTTGTTGCTCAGCAGCATTGGTGGCTGGAAGATTATGCCCTGTTTGTGCTCCTGCATAGACAGTTTGACGGACAGAGCTGGTCAGATTGGCCGGAACCGCTTCGTTTTCGTGACAGCCAGGCCCTGGAAGGGGTGCGACAACGTCACCAGGAGGCGCTTGAAATCCTTAAACTGGAACAGTACCATCTGTTCCACCGTTGGAGTCAGGTACGTGAAGCCGCCCATCAGCGTGGCATTACCCTGTTTGGCGATGTGCCGATTGCCGTGTCCTACGACAGTGTGGATGTCTGGGCCAACCCGGAGTTGTTTAAACTCGATAAAAATCTGAAGCCGACGGTGGTTGCTGGAGTGCCCCCGGACTACTTTTCCGAAACGGGGCAGCGCTGGGGAAATCCTCACTACAACTGGGAGCGCCTTGAGCAAGAGGGTTTTCAGTGGTGGCGACAACGAATCTCTACGGCACTGAGCAAGGTTGATCTGTTGCGCATCGATCATTTTCGCGGTCTCGAAGCGCTGTGGGAGATTCCGGCAGAAGCGGAAACCGCTATCGACGGCACCTGGGTGAAAACACCGGGACGGGCGCTGCTGGAGACCTTGCGCCGGGATTACCCGCATATGCCGTTTGTCGCCGAAGACCTTGGCGTTATCACGCCGGAGGTCGTGGCACTGCGTGATGATTTTGACTTGCCGGGGCTGTCTGTTTTACAGTTTGGTTTTGATGGCATGGCTGACAACCCTCACCGGATTGATAATCAGGTGGAAAATTCCGTGGTTTATACCGGAACCCACGACAATAATACAACCGTCGGCTGGTTCATGTCGTTGGATGAGGCCATGCAGCGCCGGGTGGTTGAAACCCTGCCCACTGATGCTGGTGACATGCCGTGGCCGTTGATCGTGGCGGCATTGCGATCGACTGCACAGCGGGCGGTGATTCCCATGCAGGATTGGCTGTCTTTGGGGGAAAGTGAACGTCTTAACACACCCGGCACCGTGGAAGGGAACTGGACCTGGAAATTCGACTGGAACCAGGTGCCGGGATCTTTGGCGGCAACGATTCGTGATTGGCTGCAACGTTGTCAGCGTCTGAATGGATAA